The window TTCGACTGTAGTTCGTTCCTAGCCACCATCCAGGAGCGATTTCAATAGAGTGTTCTTCTGCCAAGTCCGGACGGCCAGGATAGAGTTCCTTCTTATCACGGGCTATGTATCTACGTTTCTTTCCATGCTTTCTTGATGCAAACCGCTCAAGAAAACCAGGATCAGCTTTTTCCAACAACTGGAAGACCCTTACCATGACCTCTCGCGCCGACCTGGCATGGTATGTTTTGCCTTCAAACACGAAGGAGAAATTTTCTATAGTCCTGGTTCGGGAAAACCGCTCACCCTTTTCTGGTTCCTGGAGTCTGGGCGTTTGCACGTGTGGTTGCATTGCATTTGGGGAATCTACATCATGACCACGCTTTGACGTTAGAAATCTGTTACACAAATCCAAATCCGGCTTATAGCCACATAGGTCTTCAACTTTTTCGGCTAACAAGTCCAATAACAACGAGTCAGGCTCTTCGAGCAAAGTTGCCCACGCCCTTGGGAGAGTTGCTTCAATCTCTCTGTCCCGGGCTACGTTTTGATAATCGGCACGCGCGGCCTTTAACGCTTCGCCAGAACACACCCTTTCATATTTGAGGTATCTTTCAAGCCTGTTGGCCGCTTCTTCGATATCACGCTCAAGAAGGTCAAGTTTATAAACTCTTCTTTCATCATAACGGCCCTTTTCACCGGGAAGGTAAAAACTCCACTCTTGTCCATCTGTCAGGACGGCCATTGGGACCCCCAAATGAAAGGCGTATTCGAATAGCTGTCGATCAGCCCCCTCGGAAAAACCAACCTTCTTTACCTCGATGAATACCGATGGTCGACCAGCCGGATGACATAGCGCAAAATCGACACGGCGTCCTTCGACCGAGAACTCAGGGACGACCACATTTGTATCAAATACGGGCCATCCGAGTTCATGCAAGGCTGGAAGAAGGATTCCTTGGGAAACAGCGGCCTCAGATGTGAACTCACCGCGTCGTAGACGCTCTTGAACCTTTTCTATATGGTTTAAAATTGCCATTCATTTTCCTTCTTCGTTCCGCACCAACGAAAAGCTCAGCCGGAGCAGCCCAGCGGGCTACGATCGGGTGCAGCACCTGGTTACGCAATGATTTCATTCAAACCTTCAATTGCCTGATTCAACTCTTCCGGAGATGCTTTACCAATAACTCTACCAATTCTCTCTACAGAGAGAGTTCGGATTTGACTGATTTTGAGCCATGACTTCTTAGGTAAATTTGGAGACTTCAATTCAAGAGTTAATGGAAAGCCAGCCTTTTGCGGCTGACTTGTGATGGCTACGGTAATGACCGTGCCTGATTTCTCATTAAAAATGTCGTGGCTCAAAATGAGCACAGGACGCAAACCGGCCTGCTCATGACCCCGCACAGGATTTAAATCTGCCCATCTTATCTCGCCCCTTAATATTCTGGCCATTGGCTCATGTCCTCAGCTAACCCTTCTTCGGCTATAGCTTTTTCAAATTTAGGGTCGAGTTTTGCGCATTCCATCGATAAACGGCTGTGTTTCATGCGGGCGAGTTTTTCACGCACAGCATCACAGATGGCTTGGCTGCGATTTTGAAAATAGTTCTCCTCGACCAATCTATCCAATTCGCCAATATATTCGGTATCTAATGTGATCGCTATTTTTGCTTTTCCCATGATCCACCTCCTTTAAAGGTATTCCATTATATCATACCTCTCAAGAAGTAATCAAATTATTTCATGCGTAACCGCTCCGCATAACCGGATGGCAATGGAGCGCAGCGGAATTGCCAGTCCGAGTTGATGCGGTTGTTGGGACTCCTCACGCTTCCTCGATTTCGCACGACTCGGAAATCTCTTCCAAGAACTCTGGTTTCAAGAACCGAAGGATATGGCTGACTGACTTGATCTGCTCCTTCAGTGTTTTGAACGATATGAAGCGGCATGACTCAGCCAAAGGCGGAGAGAGCCTGGAGAACGTCGGGCGATTCACCTCTGTTATGACCTTTTCCCGTCTCTCATCGGGGGCCACAAGATAGAGCGGAATGTTCAGATTTGGCTGCATGGCCAAAAGATCCGACATTCGTAATAGACCGGAGTAGATAGAGGTCGTACTCTCGACTTCGAATGCCGCAACAATGGCATTGCCCTTTAGCCAAAGCACATCAATCAACTCAACGGTGCGGTTGGTTGCATCGTCGAACTGAAGTGGCAGTTCACCCTTAAGTCGCGGCAACTCACTAAAGTTCTTCCCGTCCCATGACTTGCCCCTGTCATTTCTGGCAACCCAGATGTCAAATCCCATATCTGCTCCGAGTTTCAGTAGATGCCATTGAATCTCCGTGTGTTCCCGCGGCTTGCGGGTCTCCGCCGCTGCCTCCTCATCGGTTACGTCTTCGTCACTTTCTGGTACCGTGACAGATCCAATCTTGGATTTCAGGGCCTTAGGGCGGTACTTCAACTTGCGTTCATCAACAAGTCGAGTAATGGGATTCTGCACGG of the Syntrophorhabdaceae bacterium genome contains:
- a CDS encoding type II toxin-antitoxin system PemK/MazF family toxin gives rise to the protein MARILRGEIRWADLNPVRGHEQAGLRPVLILSHDIFNEKSGTVITVAITSQPQKAGFPLTLELKSPNLPKKSWLKISQIRTLSVERIGRVIGKASPEELNQAIEGLNEIIA
- a CDS encoding ribbon-helix-helix domain-containing protein translates to MGKAKIAITLDTEYIGELDRLVEENYFQNRSQAICDAVREKLARMKHSRLSMECAKLDPKFEKAIAEEGLAEDMSQWPEY
- a CDS encoding EVE domain-containing protein, which codes for TVCCMERCSMKNIWSPRLQSGVTKPGDYFLCYLTGVSRFIGILEVVEGAYKDKTPIWKDEDFPCRLKVKVVAELTPQTAVPVLELRDKLSFFQTLTSPQAWTGHFRASPVKWTSTDGEAVVQAVLEAVQNPITRLVDERKLKYRPKALKSKIGSVTVPESDEDVTDEEAAAETRKPREHTEIQWHLLKLGADMGFDIWVARNDRGKSWDGKNFSELPRLKGELPLQFDDATNRTVELIDVLWLKGNAIVAAFEVESTTSIYSGLLRMSDLLAMQPNLNIPLYLVAPDERREKVITEVNRPTFSRLSPPLAESCRFISFKTLKEQIKSVSHILRFLKPEFLEEISESCEIEEA